From one Culex quinquefasciatus strain JHB chromosome 3, VPISU_Cqui_1.0_pri_paternal, whole genome shotgun sequence genomic stretch:
- the LOC6035013 gene encoding mitochondrial ribonuclease P catalytic subunit encodes MFRPFLFRRLGPLLLEATRRGYAGAHQRMVQFRLPAERLNDLKERLSKGDGPPGASEWNEIRRSILDERRFTSTNVDSTVLGLCRDLTTGKSYVQFLRSKGIALNLAIVGKLLRLYRIQTGGGGLSEVDREEIVKIYEELRASNPVLDGNTCEHLIVALTLTERWRLSFDLLDMIKLAGTPDSLTYSCLIERCFQEGKIETGWRLLEEQATNKRLPNDEVFLAWLNHCRKDRANFRSNLEKMLSFTNAKAIFLSKRIGAALRELPREFNLQAAEARMTDSGKCSHCKSTLASIVVPEDQFQALRDAFIQAVIIKKDIFNKTTPKELERFQTFLARTKPYDVVIDGLNVAFSAGNQKSPAVYAMQLAAVVRHYVRHKKRVLVIGRQHMDRWRSKDMKYIRENAFLFFTEDLSQDDPFLLYAALESGPRTDFFSRDLMRKHSFLLGDELGAVFKRWQQEHQFSLVSITPDGRVIIRSPFQYDLYAHSLPEEPSRWHIPLVDECLKIHKVEKQATWLCLKFE; translated from the exons ATGTTCCGGCCCTTCCTGTTCCGCCGGCTGGGACCACTTTTGCTAGAGGCAACCCGACGTGGCTACGCCGGAGCTCACCAGCGGATGGTGCAGTTTCGGCTACCGGCGGAGCGGTTGAACGATCTGAAGGAGAGACTCTCCAAGGGCGACGGTCCACCGGGGGCATCGGAGTGGAACGAGATTCGGCGGAGTATTCTGGACGAGCGCCGGTTTACCTCGACCAATGTGGACAGCACGGTGCTGGGGTTGTGCCGGGATTTGACTACGGGGAAGTCTTACGTGCAGTTTTTGCGCTCGAAAGGGATCGCGTTAAATTTGGCGATTGTCGGGAAGTTGCTTCGGTTATACCGGATTCAGACTGGGGGTGGTGGGTTGAGTGAGGTGGATCGGGAAGAAATCGTTAAGATTTATGAAGAATTACGGGCGAGCAATCCGGTTCTGGATGGGAACACCTGCGAGCATTTGATTGTGGCGTTGACACTTACGGAACGCTGGCGCTTGTCTTTTGACTTGCTGGATATGATCAAGCTTGCTGGAACTCCGGACAGTTTGACCTACAGCTGCCTGATTGAGCGGTGCTTCCAGGAGGGGAAGATCGAAACAGGTTGGCGATTGCTCGAGGAGCAAGCGACCAACAAGAGATTGCCAAACGATGAGGTTTTCCTCGCTTGGCTGAACCATTGCCGGAAGGATCGAGCAAACTTT CGATCCAACCTGGAAAAGATGCTCTCCTTCACCAACGCTAAAGCAATCTTCCTGTCCAAACGAATCGGCGCAGCGCTGCGAGAACTTCCCCGCGAGTTCAACCTCCAAGCGGCGGAAGCTCGCATGACCGACTCGGGCAAGTGTTCCCACTGCAAGTCCACCCTCGCGAGCATCGTCGTCCCAGAGGACCAATTCCAAGCCCTGCGCGACGCCTTCATTCAAGCTGTGATAATTAAAAAGGACATCTTCAACAAAACAACCCCCAAAGAGTTGGAACGCTTCCAAACCTTCCTAGCGCGCACCAAACCGTACGACGTCGTGATCGACGGTCTGAACGTGGCCTTCTCCGCCGGCAATCAAAAGTCACCCGCGGTGTACGCGATGCAGCTGGCCGCAGTCGTGCGGCACTACGTCCGGCACAAAAAGCGCGTCCTCGTGATCGGCCGCCAGCACATGGACCGGTGGCGCTCCAAGGACATGAAGTACATCCGGGAGAACGCGTTCCTTTTCTTCACCGAAGACCTGTCCCAGGACGATCCGTTTCTGCTGTACGCGGCGCTGGAAAGTGGACCGCGGACGGACTTCTTCTCGCGCGATCTCATGCGGAAGCACTCGTTTCTGCTGGGTGATGAGTTGGGTGCGGTGTTCAAGCGGTGGCAACAGGAGCACCAGTTTTCGTTGGTGTCGATTACGCCCGACGGGCGGGTTATCATCAGATCGCCCTTTCAGTACGACCTGTACGCGCACAGCCTGCCGGAAGAGCCCAGCCGGTGGCACATTCCACTCGTGGACGAATGTCTGAAGATTCACAAGGTGGAAAAGCAGGCAACGTGGTTGTGTTTGAAGTTTGAATAG